The Oxyura jamaicensis isolate SHBP4307 breed ruddy duck chromosome 8, BPBGC_Ojam_1.0, whole genome shotgun sequence genome has a segment encoding these proteins:
- the TCTEX1D1 gene encoding tctex1 domain-containing protein 1 encodes PGGSGTEPRCPPASSRRPSTASRPGEAQRAGEERGGGAGGGPLTGPAKRFPVGAVDAILRDVLRGYLQEQPYEPGVCGEMAKSIAEVIKARVKDLLVPRYKIVVVTHIGQLNEQSMQIGSRCLWDPATDTFSSYVFRNTSLFALANVYAIYFE; translated from the exons CCGGGCGGTTCGGGCACGGAGCCCCGGTGCCCTCCGGCCTCATCCCGCCGGCCCAGCACCGCCTCCCGGCCGGGCGAGGCGCAGCGGGCcggggaggagcggggcggcggggccggcggcggcccccTCACGG GTCCTGCCAAGCGCTTTCCGGTGGGCGCGGTGGATGCCATCCTGCGGGACGTGCTGCGGGGAtacctgcaggagcagccctaCGAGCCAGGCGTGTGCGGGGAGATGGCGAAGAGCATCGCCGAG GTTATCAAAGCTCGGGTAAAAGACCTTCTGGTGCCGAGGTACAAGATTGTTGTGGTTACGCACATTGGGCAGCTGAACGAGCAGAGCATGCAGATCGGAAGCAGGTGCCTGTGGGATCCTGCGACTGATACGTTTTCATCGTATGTGTTCAGAAACACTTCACTGTTTGCTCTTGCAAATGTCTATGCAATCTATTTTGAATAA
- the INSL5 gene encoding insulin-like peptide INSL5: MRSTLLALAALALLAAAHQADGEGNAVKLCGRDFVRAIVFTCGGSRWKRDLADYQYLFENENPPPFSEEDNGYADPLTYTDRRLGTDSEEILNIKPETKRDVQLARKMSVLRKREVAKLLTTSCCSVGCSERDISSLC; encoded by the exons ATGAGGAGCACGCTGCTGGCCCTCGCCGCGCTcgccctcctggctgcagcacaccAGGCTGACGGGGAGGGAAACGCCGTGAAGCTCTGCGGGAGAGATTTTGTCAGAGCCATCGTTTTCACCTGCGGCGGCTCTCGGTGGAAAAGGGACTTGGCCGATTATCAATACCTGTTCG agaatgaaaatcCCCCGCCCTTCTCCGAGGAAGACAACGGTTACGCAGATCCCCTGACATACACCGACCGGAGGCTGGGGACCGACAGCGAGGAAATCCTCAACATCAAGCCCGAGACAAAGCGAGACGTACAGCTCGCCAGGAAGATGTCGGTGCTGAGAAAGCGCGAAGTAGCCAAGTTGCTCACCACATCCTGCTGCAGCGTCGGCTGCAGCGAGAGAGATATCAGCTCGCTGTGCTAA